Proteins encoded within one genomic window of Pectobacterium araliae:
- a CDS encoding flavocytochrome c, with amino-acid sequence MKNNHHDLFAAFTLPNGATLKNRVLMAPMTTCSGFYDGSVTKELVEYYQARAGSIGTVIVECCFIDDKGLAFPGAIGIDNDDKIAGLAKIATAIKEKGSTAILQIYHGGRMVEPRFIGGATPVAPSAIAAPRAGAIVPVALSGDEVDAMIGKFGDAVHRAIQAGFDGVEIHGANTYLIQQFYSPHSNQRSDKWGGSRDKRTAFPLAVLDITHEVAGKYADPSFIIGYRFSPEEIEEPGIHFDDSLYLLEKLAARGLDYVHFSMGNILRPSIIETNDPTPLIKKYAARRSATLAAIPVIGVGDIVNQADADAALENGYDLIAVGRACIAYPDWTDCIAQQKKLDLYIASDKREALMIPEPLWRFSLVEAMIRDVNLTGKKFKSGAYQENVQDEGGELQITVHFEQNRVADIALNNSEIDDSLKISFEIIRERILDTNSPHVDAVTGATAQSEAIKKAVTKAMVKSSKDAIIADGGNPNARREADVVVIGSGGAGLAAAIQASEEGARVIVIEKMPVIGGNTIKASAGMNAAGTVFQQNKGIEDSHALFYNETLKSGKQKNNPTLVQYFVDHASDAINWLAQHDIELSDITTTGGMSVDRTHRPANGAAVGGYLVSGLIKNLNKYNIEVLLETSVTEIVQEKGKVTAVSVINDDQEENLITTKAVIVATGGFSANKAMVESYRPDLKGFVTTNHKGATGGGIRLLEQIGADTVDMGEIQTHPTVEQTTSYLISESIRGGGAILVSQRGERFFNEMETRDNVSSAIVNLPEEYAYILFDEQVRNRNRAVEEYVAQGLTVSAGSLTELAEKLDIPQAALQATFDRYNIFIADKHDEDFGRTTGMRDPLNQAPYYAIKVAPGVHHTMGGVTINTKAEVLNRHKETISGAYAAGEVVGGIHGANRIGGNAVADIIIFGIQAGIQAAAYARAPRHSEFSPAKARKAKFVKSTDKIAEKPSAMME; translated from the coding sequence ATGAAGAATAATCACCATGATTTGTTTGCTGCTTTTACACTCCCCAACGGCGCGACGCTGAAAAACCGGGTACTGATGGCACCGATGACCACCTGTAGCGGTTTTTACGATGGGAGCGTGACCAAAGAGTTGGTGGAGTATTATCAAGCCAGAGCGGGCAGCATTGGCACCGTGATTGTGGAATGCTGTTTTATTGATGACAAGGGGCTGGCTTTTCCCGGTGCGATAGGGATCGATAACGACGACAAAATTGCTGGGCTGGCTAAAATTGCGACGGCGATTAAAGAAAAAGGCTCGACGGCGATCCTGCAAATTTATCACGGCGGCCGTATGGTCGAACCGCGCTTTATCGGTGGCGCGACGCCCGTTGCGCCGAGTGCTATCGCGGCACCGCGTGCGGGTGCCATTGTTCCGGTTGCGTTGTCCGGTGATGAAGTTGACGCCATGATTGGCAAGTTTGGCGATGCCGTTCATCGCGCTATTCAGGCGGGATTCGATGGTGTAGAAATTCACGGTGCAAATACCTACCTGATTCAACAATTCTATTCTCCCCACTCTAATCAGCGCTCCGATAAATGGGGCGGTAGCCGTGACAAACGCACGGCGTTTCCGTTGGCAGTGTTGGATATCACCCATGAAGTAGCCGGTAAATACGCCGATCCGTCATTTATTATCGGTTATCGCTTCTCACCAGAAGAAATCGAAGAACCCGGCATCCATTTTGATGATTCGCTCTATCTGCTGGAAAAATTGGCGGCGCGCGGGCTGGATTACGTCCACTTCTCTATGGGAAATATCCTGCGGCCATCGATTATCGAGACAAACGATCCGACGCCGCTGATTAAAAAATATGCGGCACGCCGTTCTGCGACGTTAGCGGCGATTCCGGTTATTGGCGTCGGAGATATTGTCAACCAAGCCGATGCCGATGCGGCGTTAGAAAATGGTTACGACCTGATTGCCGTTGGCAGAGCCTGTATTGCTTATCCAGATTGGACGGATTGTATTGCCCAACAAAAAAAACTCGATCTTTATATTGCCAGCGATAAACGTGAAGCATTAATGATTCCTGAACCGCTGTGGCGTTTTTCATTAGTCGAAGCCATGATTCGGGACGTGAATTTAACCGGCAAGAAATTTAAATCCGGCGCTTATCAGGAAAACGTTCAAGATGAAGGTGGCGAACTGCAAATTACCGTCCATTTCGAGCAAAATCGGGTCGCCGATATTGCACTGAATAACAGCGAGATTGATGATTCGCTGAAAATCAGTTTTGAAATTATTCGCGAACGCATTCTGGATACCAACAGTCCACACGTTGATGCCGTAACGGGCGCAACGGCGCAAAGTGAAGCGATTAAAAAAGCCGTCACTAAGGCGATGGTGAAATCGAGTAAAGACGCCATTATTGCCGATGGCGGCAACCCAAATGCGCGCCGCGAGGCGGATGTCGTGGTGATCGGTAGCGGCGGTGCGGGGCTGGCGGCGGCGATTCAGGCCAGTGAAGAGGGCGCTCGCGTTATCGTGATTGAAAAAATGCCGGTCATCGGCGGAAACACGATTAAGGCCTCTGCCGGTATGAACGCAGCGGGCACGGTCTTCCAGCAAAATAAAGGTATCGAAGATAGTCACGCGCTGTTTTATAACGAAACGCTGAAAAGCGGGAAGCAGAAGAACAATCCGACCTTAGTGCAATATTTTGTCGATCATGCGTCTGATGCGATTAACTGGCTGGCACAGCACGATATTGAGCTGAGTGATATCACCACGACGGGTGGCATGAGTGTGGACAGAACGCATCGGCCTGCCAACGGGGCAGCGGTGGGCGGCTATCTGGTCAGCGGACTGATTAAGAACCTCAATAAATATAATATTGAGGTGCTGCTGGAAACGTCGGTGACCGAAATTGTGCAGGAAAAAGGCAAAGTTACTGCCGTTAGCGTCATCAATGATGACCAGGAAGAGAACCTGATTACGACAAAAGCGGTGATTGTCGCCACGGGCGGTTTCAGCGCCAATAAGGCGATGGTGGAGTCATACCGTCCAGACCTGAAAGGCTTCGTTACCACCAACCACAAAGGTGCGACAGGCGGCGGGATTCGTCTGTTGGAGCAGATTGGCGCGGATACGGTGGACATGGGGGAAATTCAAACCCACCCAACGGTTGAGCAGACAACCTCTTACCTGATCTCCGAATCTATTCGCGGCGGTGGCGCGATTCTGGTGTCACAACGCGGAGAACGTTTCTTCAATGAGATGGAAACACGCGATAATGTTTCGTCAGCCATCGTCAATTTGCCGGAAGAATACGCCTATATCCTGTTCGACGAACAGGTAAGGAATCGCAACCGGGCGGTTGAAGAATATGTTGCTCAAGGGCTGACCGTCAGCGCGGGCAGCCTCACGGAACTGGCTGAGAAACTCGACATACCGCAGGCGGCGCTGCAAGCTACGTTCGATCGCTACAATATCTTTATTGCCGACAAACACGATGAGGATTTTGGCCGTACTACGGGGATGCGCGATCCGCTGAATCAGGCACCTTACTACGCGATTAAGGTGGCTCCGGGCGTGCATCATACGATGGGCGGTGTGACGATTAACACGAAAGCGGAGGTGTTGAATCGTCACAAAGAGACGATCTCTGGCGCTTACGCGGCTGGGGAAGTGGTGGGCGGTATTCACGGCGCGAACCGCATTGGTGGCAACGCTGTAGCGGATATCATTATCTTCGGCATTCAGGCGGGGATTCAGGCAGCGGCGTATGCGCGTGCACCGCGCCATTCTGAGTTTTCGCCTGCGAAGGCGCGTAAAGCAAAATTTGTGAAATCCACGGATAAAATTGCTGAAAAACCGTCGGCCATGATGGAATAG
- a CDS encoding LysR family transcriptional regulator, whose product MDIKQLQYLCNLEKERHFGRAAEASFVSQPTLSMRLKNLERELDLALINRGNNFEGFTAEGERVLAWAREIVSVYQGLKLEVASLKRGVSGVLRIGAVPQSSIALSSLLAAVNKIYPQLDFQISLFSADQLLEALNAHSVDIGIGFFEFSTLQELHFQASPLAERGVDLLFHPHHFPQLVGDVPLALDALSEVPLCLAEASRYFRRYLDSHFREAGVSPWVKVESASVLQLIQSVYVGLGCGIVPHGSLIPEMTPALTLRPLQFPPMQRQPAVVIAQAGRATPLAQNFFNAAQQWLQGQL is encoded by the coding sequence ATGGATATTAAACAGCTGCAATACCTATGCAATTTGGAGAAGGAACGCCACTTTGGCCGGGCTGCGGAAGCCAGTTTTGTCAGCCAGCCGACGCTTTCCATGCGGTTGAAAAATCTGGAGCGAGAGCTGGATCTGGCGTTAATCAATCGGGGTAACAACTTTGAAGGCTTCACCGCTGAAGGTGAACGCGTGCTGGCCTGGGCGCGTGAGATCGTTTCGGTTTATCAGGGATTAAAATTGGAGGTCGCGTCGCTGAAACGTGGTGTAAGCGGGGTATTGCGTATCGGTGCGGTGCCACAAAGCAGTATCGCGCTGTCGAGCCTGCTGGCCGCGGTGAACAAGATTTATCCGCAGTTGGATTTCCAGATCTCGCTGTTCAGTGCGGATCAATTGCTGGAAGCGCTGAATGCACATTCGGTGGATATCGGTATCGGTTTTTTTGAATTTTCGACGCTACAGGAGCTGCACTTTCAGGCGTCGCCACTGGCGGAGCGGGGCGTTGACCTGCTGTTCCATCCGCATCATTTTCCGCAGTTGGTAGGGGATGTGCCACTGGCTCTCGACGCACTTTCCGAGGTGCCACTTTGTCTGGCGGAAGCCAGCCGCTATTTCCGTCGCTATCTGGATAGCCATTTTCGTGAAGCCGGTGTCTCGCCGTGGGTCAAGGTGGAAAGCGCTTCCGTCCTGCAACTGATCCAAAGCGTCTATGTCGGGTTAGGCTGCGGCATTGTGCCTCATGGCAGCCTGATTCCGGAAATGACGCCTGCCTTAACGCTGCGGCCGCTGCAATTTCCCCCGATGCAGCGCCAGCCTGCTGTTGTCATCGCGCAGGCAGGCCGAGCGACGCCGTTGGCGCAGAATTTCTTTAACGCCGCACAACAGTGGTTGCAGGGGCAGTTGTAA